The Pyrus communis chromosome 8, drPyrComm1.1, whole genome shotgun sequence region CCCTGATTTGCATAATACATCACTTTGatctctgagattgaaaatccaTAGAAATGGTTCCTAAaattgtccatcatccattattttggtcattcctttAAAAATTCCGTTACGTGTTCTGGAGCTCTTGATCGGAagtttgggtaattttcaaaaattcgtaactcaatcgtctTTTAactaaattcgacccataatatatcaaaatgaagataggaaagtgcagaataaaattatacttatttggaagcccaatggttgccggagatggctgaaaaatagcctgaaaggtgactggtccgcagGAAAACTGGAATACTCACCGAAAgctgggtaaattttaaacattcataatttcttcaatactcaatgaaatcgagtgattcaaaaatgaaaatcatacttcttgacgggtgaagagaatggtacctttctagTCAACTAACTCATCGTGGTTTGGTCGGAAAATGACTCAAAAGTAGTTAATTGGAGACCAAGACAgtcactttcgagccgttttttggccaaaaaaggGTCAGTTAGCCAGTTTCCAGCTAGTTTCCAATTTTTTCgcagaccagtcacctttcatgCCATTTTCCGACCATCtttggcaaccattgggcttccaaataggtataatcttgttctacactttcctatctttattttgatatattatgggtcaaatttggttaagaaatgattgagttacgaagctttgaaaattgcccaaacttccgacTAAAAGTTTTGgaacacttaacggagtttttaatggattgaccaaaataatggatagtggacaatctcaatgagtatttctatttattttcaatctcagggaccaaagtgatgtgttatgcaaatctcatggaccattttggctaaaaagtctttttgtttctctctttcctttttggtgctgattttagttattttagttagCTATCCAGCCTATACTAGTGTGTATACGTAATATATAAATAGATTTTAGTGTAATGGAAGATAAACAATTAGTTACAAAACAAATTGGTTAATGATTCAAAAACAGAGCACTCTGGCACACACGCTATATTTGCAAGGATTCCAAATATCTTGTTGCATAGTGGTATTTGCTAGCAACAAGATAATGGAGGCAGTCAATCAATATAGATTGATCCGAAATTGTAGCTATATAAGTATAGTTAGAAGGTCGAAGGCCTAGATATTTAGCGATACGAAAAGAAAAGTACCACTGGGCTAAGTAGTAAGTTAACACGCATTTTTAGCCTCGTACATTCTTATGGGTACATGTTAATAAAATATGAGCGTCAAAATCGCTACATTCTAATTGCAAGTGGTTTATACTATTAGGTCACGTGGGGGGATACTCCTCCCTAATCTTATGCttgtatataaataaaataaaagaattgtAGCCTCTCCTAATTTTCGGGTCATATCTCAATGTATGTTAACAATGCCCTTATGGTTTAAACTTCTTGTTGATGTCATTCCAAATCAAACTTAAACAACCTAATTTTGTTCGCTTTTAAGTTTTACCGGTGTGTAGAAGGGTAAAATGGTCATTTCAAGCatgatttagaaaataaattaataaacttCGTCTTAAAATGACCTTTTCATCCTTGCACGTGATGGACACATTCGTTAAATTGCTCAAAAATAGGATGCAAAGTTCGATTTAGACTAGATCGAGCATGCTTAAGTCTTAACCACAAAGTTCAGTTTGTATTAAgaaaatttttcaccacttgGGTCACAATTTTGTGCCCTCCATTtcgttttctaatttttatgcTCTCCTGTGTGTTTATAGAGAGGGGCAATGAACGTGTGGACTACATCCCAGGAGTTTCTTCAACACGACTAGCAGACCTGCCTCATTTCATGAATCGAATCTCCCCAAGCATTTTCCACCACATCCACGAAGATTTCTCATGGGTGCCTAAAGCACAATTTCTCTTATTCCCCTCCATCTATGAGCTTGAATCCCAAGTCATCAACGTTTTAAGATCAAAGTTCTCACTACCCATTTACACAATTGGTCCATTAATACCCTACGTCAAATCTAACGATCACCCGAGTGCTGGCATCGACTATCTAAGATGGCTAGATTCTCAACCTTGCAGCTCTGTTCTGTACATCTCCATGGgaagttttctttctttttcaggtGCCCAAATGGATGAGATCGCAGTCGGTTTGCGCATGAGTGGGGTTCGGTTCATTTGGGTGGCTCGTGGGGAAACGGATAGGTTAAAAGATGCTTGTGGCGACATGGGTTTGGTAGTCCCTTGGTGTGAGCAGTTGAGGGTTTTGTGCCATTCTAGTGTTGATGGGTTTTTGACACATTGTGGTTGGAACTCAGTTAGGGAAGGTGTTTTTGCTGGTGTCCCGTTTCTGACCTTTCCGTTACTTATGGATCATGGCATGGTTAGTAATATGATTGTGGAGGATTGGAAAGTTGGGTGGAGGGTGAGGAAGGCTGAGGACAAAATGGACCATTTGGTGACAAGAGAGGAGATTGCTGGGCTGGCGCAGAAGTTTATGGATTTGGAGGATGATGAAGGGAGAGAGATGAGGAGAAGGGCCTAAGAACTTAAGCAGATATGCCATGGTGCCATTGACGAAGGCGGATCATCTCAAACGAACATCAGTGCCTTCCTTAGAGACATTTCTCAGAGCTATGCATGAGCATTGAGCACATTGAAACTTCTTGTTACAGGTTCTCAAAAGACGGTGAAAGCTTGTAGTGACTTGTCTGGTGCGTCGATGAAAATACATGGCGTCGGTTTAAGGGGTTGTACTTCAATTGCCAGCCTAACCGACTTAGTgaataagactttgttgttgttgttgtttgcatCAATAAACGATAGCATAGCCTTTCATTAATCAACACCAAACAATTACAGTGTGATTGGGTACATAATTCCAGTGACCAATAAATTGATCTGGAATGAATTTGCACAAAACAGACAAATAACATTAAACCCTTAGTAGACACTCACAAGCTCAACCACATAGTCGCCAAGCGCACAAATCTACCAGAAAGATTTGTCACAATAAACGATAGCCACAATAGAAAGATACCGGCAGTACTTAATTGTGTTTCATCTGAGGGTGTTTCCAATTTGGTTGGACCCTAGTTTGTACCAAATCTGAGATCAATTTGGTTCCAGATTATATTGATTGACTGGGATTAATAAAAATTGGCATTCGGGAActttccaaattccaattttttgagAACTATGTTCTTATTACGTTTAATGTGAAGGTGTTTTTCCAGTTTCACTTCGGATGGATCTGGCACAACCAAACTGTATAAAAAGCAGTCAGTTAGGCAAGGGTGCTGCAAGCTTGAAAACCCTAGGAGGACTTATTCATGTACACATAGTTTTGCTGTTACTATTAAAAGGGTGTAGTTTTGCTGTTACTATTACAAGGGTGGGTTCAAGACAACAAGGCTCCCCGTTTTGCGAGGATGGGGGGACAGAGGACGTCTATCGTACACACCCTTATTCTTGCTTTCCAAAGAGTTGTTTCCACAACTCGAACGATGACCTTTATGTTACTAATAAAAAAGTGaaatttgtttctttgatttccaaAGAGTTGTTTCCACAACTCGAACCATGGGCAAATGTTAAGGGCGCGGGGGGTGGTGGGGTTGGGGGGACCTCTTGCCCCTCTCAATTTTTTGACATTACTATAAACTTGTTTTCGAGCAAGTACACCAAGCATTATGTTGGTTGTCCTCGCCTCCCGGAACAGATGAAGGTGAGAGTTTGAGCATCCTTCTGCAACAAACTATCTGTGACCATTTCGAAATGAATACATGGAAGGGGATGAAATGATGATATGAACTTGTTCTTGAGCCAGTACACCAAGCATTCGTTTgatgagaaataaaaagaaatagatTTGACGACTCCAGCACCCCAATGCAGAAGCGGTTTATGCGGCAATAAAAGCAGAGTAACTAGTGAAAAAGTGGGGGTCAAATTCCCAATGGTAAGCAGATTGTGGAAGATTGGAGGATTGGATACCGGGTGAAGAAGAAGGTGGGGGTCGAACTTCTTGTGAGTAGCAAGGAAATTGCAGAACTTGTGAAAAAGTTTATGGATGTGGAAAGCGAGGAGGGGAAGGATTTGAGGGAAAGAGCCAAACAACTTCAAGAGGTTTGTCGAGGTGCAATAGCTAATGGTGGCTCATCTGATAGAAACCTTGATGCTATTCTTAAGGATATTTCACAAGGACATAATTAATTGCCATGAAGCTGATGAATATGGTATCTCTTAGACATGATTGCTTGCGTTTCGAGACAAATGGCTATATACAAATTATAGCTGGAGGTATCAATATGAGAGAGGATTTCATTTCTTTGGCAGTTTGGTTTTGTTACATGtactaaaaatattataaacttAAGATATTGTGTTGAAGATATTCATATTTGGGGGAACTGGATCCCCTTCGGATTCAAAAAGATCTGAGCCTACTAATCAATGCACcatgatcattgaaatttgattcaacggctataattattataacttttagaatggctctctgtttgtaaccgttggatcaaatttcagtAGCCTAAATGCATTGATTAGTGTGCTCAGATCCCTTAAATCCATAGAGGATCTAGTTACATATTTGGGATTGGTGTTGTTTGTCTATTGCTCTTAGAAACGCGTTTCTTATTTAATTGTACCGAGAATGGATATACTAAgtattggtttggtattgaggtgcttttataaaaagtggatatcaaaaaaatataaactcaaaaaggtgtttggtgaacacttaaaaataacttattttcacagttttgggtgaaaaaaaaaaacaactgaaaacgtgaagtagcaaaaatgagtttattctcacaacacaacataaatagtttttttttcaaagcacaacaatactaAATCAGCCCTAAGGATTTTctctttaatattttattttccttttcctccACTCCACCCGTTGGGTCCTCCGCACGTTGTAGGCCCAGGCTTGCGGGAGCTTGTCGTCACGATGTTGACGAAGAGATTGAGGTTGGAGTTTCCATTGGAGAGGTAGATGGTGTTGTTCTCCGTCAACCTATTGGGATCTAAGGTTGCTGGAGAAGGAGAAGAGGTGGATCCATTTTAGTTTTGGATAATGGTAAAGTGACTACACTTGTTGACTAaatttaatcaactaaaatgaaagttgataattaaattattattaagttttgattaacatgcttatttttttttattaatgaagcattatttagtttgcaagtTTAGTTTACGTAATATTATTCTTTaggggggcgtttgttgcgccggactatctcggactggattagcttcaaggactaagctggactggcttagactagactaaactggactaacttagtgaagcgtttggtgcagtattggactaagaagctggataataacaaattctaatattatattatttaatatataaatcattaatattttattatgatcttatctttttctccatcttttcctaccatttccgtcccactcttttcctcatctctcatcgtcccaccctctccctctttttttcctcttagacctctcaattcatgtctctttctcattcctggtcaaactccttattgattccagtctctatttctctgtcctctctccctctctagctatgcgttgttcgaacggaacctcgtggcttcaattttcccgacgagttacaggtttcccgatgtgttttctggccaaccctcgttaaattggatgaagttagcaccgccaaaaaattcatcaccatccctggatcgagatcttagctttgaatgctcgaatctgtcatggatttgaagaagcccaaacaggccgagacttccaggccattttccggccacattcgaccacattttagcCTTTATTAAGGTAAAattgtaatcttgtcactcccagcttcaatttggtatattttatatgaaagttggttgtgaaatggatctgaaagagagtcggaaagttaatgattgatctaggtggcCGGAGATGATaaggagtctgtcgggagtggtcgttgagcatgacgaggacgagaaagagaggatagtcttagctagtcccatggttattagggggtctcgctaagacctcttagtgaagggttttgtccatgctagtcccctttagtctcattaatgttagtcccagcatggaacaaacacaatattggactaatagctagtccagtccaatccagtccaacttagtgagggcaaacaaaggCCCGTTGGTTTTACTAACTTTACTTTtcacatttccaacaaaaaaaaaatacctttCAAGTTTACATTTGGGTGTCAACTTCTAGATCCCACGTGGGTTGAAAACTCGAAAGGCATGGCCCATGCTTACCCTAACATCGAATTTTCTGCTAGTTTTGTCAACAAAAATGATCCGCATTTTCTACAACATGATCATTACAAAGACATACgagagaaatttgaaaatgactaTTAAAAAAAGTCAATTAAAAATTCCTTTTATACATTTTTGAAAAAGAATAATGGAAATAGATCATCTTCGGATCCATTCttcctaatccaccaagttcGAGAATCCAAACCGTTAAAATTCAATCATTATTGGAGTAATTTCTCTCAAACAAGGGAGAAATGGACACAGCGGAAGTTGAGGCAATCACAATCTGCCACGTGGTGGCTTTGCCTTGTCCGGGAAGAGGCCACATCAACCCCATGATGAACCTCTGCAAGCTACTATCTTCAAAAAACCCTCAACTCCTCATCACCTTCGTCGTCACCGAAGAGTGGCACGGGTTCATCGAGTCCGACCCAAAACCCAACAACATCCGATTAGCCACCACACCCAACGTCATATCCTCCGAGCACGGTTGCGGTTTGTGGAAGCTGTGTGGACCAAGTTGGAAGCTCCGGTTGAGCAGCTTATGGATGGGCTCGAGCAGCCGGTGACTCAGTCGCCGACGATGTTCTCATTGTTGCATCACTTTGAGCTGTTCAAAGAAAATGGCCACTTCCTTCTTGATGTCTTAGATCCGTGTACACTTACCACGATCATTATTGGAGTATTTTCTAAAGTTACTTTAGAGTAACCTATCCTTCCAAAATTTCAACtattaaatatttaatcaaatatttttaattaaaaaaaaaacataataagtagaaatttctttatttaaaaatgtATCAAAGCCTTTTGCAGTAATAAAAAGTTGACTAATGTATTTTTCAAATTGGATTTCATATTCAACTGAATATTGCAATCATAAGAAAATAGGTTTCTTTAGGTTTGGGActatcaaaagaaaattttggataGGAGCTTATACGATTTCCTCCTTTCAAAACTGAACGCGAAGGTTTTCTCTCATCTGAGTCATGTAATTACACCAACAAAGATATAGAGATGGGTTTCCACTTTAAAGTCTATAAAAACACAAATATTTTCCAGAGTTACTTTAGAGTATCTTATaattcaaaaattttaattattaaatatttaaacaaattctttataatataaaaatatagtaactAAAAATGACCACCAACGCTGGAATATCTAAATATTCCAGAGCGCCATAAATATGTTACCTAACTGATAATTagatggttgaattttttttatttccaatttccaatttccaaacggaggatacaaaattaaaataattgtaaATATTGCTGGTCTTATATTGTGCTCTACGGACTTGGATCCTCTCTTGAACTAATGGAGAGGATCATTCTCATCAATCATCCTGaatcgttggatttttatccaacggctacaaacagaagggtctttttaaagttataatgattgtagccgttggataaaaatccaacggcccaagatgattgatgaggaggatcctctccattagcttaggagaggatccaaatccctcaTCAAACATCTTGACTCTCATCTCAGTCTTGTAAGTTGTCACACTCCAATTATTTTCGGTCAAGCAAtgctaagaaaaataattttgtagatta contains the following coding sequences:
- the LOC137743572 gene encoding UDP-glycosyltransferase 87A1-like; this translates as MLSCVFIERGNERVDYIPGVSSTRLADLPHFMNRISPSIFHHIHEDFSWVPKAQFLLFPSIYELESQVINVLRSKFSLPIYTIGPLIPYVKSNDHPSAGIDYLRWLDSQPCSSVLYISMGSFLSFSGAQMDEIAVGLRMSGVRFIWVARGETDRLKDACGDMGLVVPWCEQLRVLCHSSVDGFLTHCGWNSVREGVFAGVPFLTFPLLMDHGMVSNMIVEDWKVGWRVRKAEDKMDHLVTREEIAGLAQKFMDLEDDEGREMRRRA